The Sorghum bicolor cultivar BTx623 chromosome 6, Sorghum_bicolor_NCBIv3, whole genome shotgun sequence genome contains the following window.
CTATACAAGGTTGAAGATTTCTCGACTCTATCGTGCATGCTGGTCCAAGAGTGGACCAGGAGATTTAGTcaaattatttttcttttaaaacacGAATACATAGGACCAGCATGTACTCGCAAAATTTCATATACATCTCCCTCCACATTGACCAACCGGTCAATTTCAACAGCCCAACCACTTTGGGTGTTAGCATGGGTTTGGATTGACGAAGTGAGCTTCCAATTCAAAAGCATAGTACCAAGTAGATCTCCACCTCACTGCTTTTTTCCGGTTTTTTCTCAACCATCGCATTGGATCCGTGAACCACCTCCAACAAATGCCCAACAACCCCCCTTCCCTGCCCATCTCATCTGAAGAGCCACGTCGCAGCAGAGCAAAGCCCCCCATTAACCCCACCGGCCCCCTTCAGCTCTGCTCTTGCATATCAGTTCCAGTGTCGCCCGAGCATATTACTAGCGCGCTAGCCATCTGGTGGTGCTGTGGCGACGAGCCAAGGGGCTCATCGATCAATCGAAGAAGTGAAGTGAGTAGCGCCGGAAATCGTCGTCAGAAATCGGCGTCGGCATGGCAGACAAGAAGAAGGTGGAGGTCAAAGAGACCAAGGTGGAGGTCAAGACGGCCACTTACAAGGTGTTCGTCCACTGCGGCCAGTGCGCACGCGACATCCAGACGGAGTTCACCGAGTTCCCAGGTGCGTTTTTCTTTTGACGTGCTGTACACATGTCGCTGCACTTTGTTGCTTGGAATGGTGCATATGCCAATATGCCGGCCAAGGGTCATATGCATGCAGTGCAGACTGCAGACAGACACAGGAGCATGCGTATGATCGATCATACTGATGTGGCAGGGGTTGAAGAGGTGAAGGTGGATGCTGGGGCAGGGAAGGTGACAGTGAAGGGCTTCGCGTTCGACGTGGAGAAGCTCAGGAAGAAAGTTGAGAAGGGATGCCGGAAGAAGGTCGAGCTGATTCCACCGGCGCCTCCCAAGGACGACATGGTTGTTGACGTCAAGACCAAAAAGGAGGTAAATGGGACTTCCATGTACACCTCTGATAACACAGCATGCATGTAGCAGATTTCTAATCGTTTCGCCTGCCTTCCAATAGATCATGGCGAGCACAGCACGTAGCGTGCAGTGCCTGATCAAGAACACTGCTTCTTAATTATGCTGGGTTTTCCGCGATATATAGCTCCATCGTTCACGCATttctttggtttgttattaaTGCCACAGGAGCTGAAGGTCATCACTGTAAAGCTTCCATTGCATTGCCCCGACTGTGCAGTCAGGGTCAAGGAGATGTTGCTTGAGAACAAAAGTAATATCTCTCACTATCTCTCTCTACTTCTCTAGAGCTGTAATCTCATAATTCCATCAATAATGACATGTTCACACACGCTAATTAATATAGGTATCTACGAGGCCAAGACGGACTTCGGCAAGAACACGTGCACCGTCGAGGGCGTCCTTGAGGAGGACAAGCTCGTCAAGTACATCTTCGAGAGGACGCGCAAGAAGGGCGTCGTCGACAAGGTCGAGAAGAAGGTGATCGTCAAAGAGGAAAAGGTCCTAGTGAAGAAGGCggacaaggagaaggagaagaaggagaaagagAAGGAGAAAGAGAAGGAGAAGGCGAAGGAGGTCGTCGCGAAGGTCGTCAAGGATGTCATCGCCCCCTACTTCATCCCCTGCACGCACCCGCACTTCGTCGACTACTCGCACCCGGGCCACCGCCACGGCTGCGGCGGCTGCAGCTATTGCTCGCCGTACGACGGCGGTTACGGTTACTGGGGCGGCGGCGGGTACCCACCGTACGGCGGTGTCAGCTACACACACACTGAGC
Protein-coding sequences here:
- the LOC8071078 gene encoding heavy metal-associated isoprenylated plant protein 4, coding for MADKKKVEVKETKVEVKTATYKVFVHCGQCARDIQTEFTEFPGVEEVKVDAGAGKVTVKGFAFDVEKLRKKVEKGCRKKVELIPPAPPKDDMVVDVKTKKEELKVITVKLPLHCPDCAVRVKEMLLENKSIYEAKTDFGKNTCTVEGVLEEDKLVKYIFERTRKKGVVDKVEKKVIVKEEKVLVKKADKEKEKKEKEKEKEKEKAKEVVAKVVKDVIAPYFIPCTHPHFVDYSHPGHRHGCGGCSYCSPYDGGYGYWGGGGYPPYGGVSYTHTELKGYQETAFLHCTHPSEFISMENPYACAVM